Proteins found in one Actinomycetota bacterium genomic segment:
- a CDS encoding phosphoribulokinase, producing the protein MRRGDLMAGRPPAATTGPAEPRRRPVMLAIAGDSAAGKTTLTAGIVAILGPERVTTVCADDYHRLDRAERSALGITPLHPTCNHIDIIEQHLELLAASQPILKPVYNHAGGTFDPPQYVAPRDFVVVEGLLPLYSRRMRQCFDATVYLDPPEELRRHWKVVRDCAKRGYRPEQVLAEIERREPDAASFIRPQRARADIVVRFERPSCAGNGDSAHLDVRLVLRPTLPHPDLSAFGSTVAGPIRVRLGRDDGKPADLLEIDGDVPDGTAAGLEATMWERMSLAADLGGNVVGAYGEGLESRRSHPLALTQLLLVYHLVAARVTA; encoded by the coding sequence ATGCGGCGCGGCGACCTCATGGCCGGGCGGCCCCCGGCCGCCACCACCGGGCCCGCCGAGCCTCGTCGCCGGCCGGTGATGCTCGCGATCGCCGGAGACAGCGCGGCAGGGAAGACGACGCTCACCGCCGGGATCGTGGCCATCTTGGGCCCCGAGCGAGTGACCACGGTGTGCGCGGACGATTACCACAGGCTCGACCGCGCCGAACGCTCCGCGCTCGGGATCACGCCGCTGCATCCCACCTGCAATCACATCGACATCATCGAGCAGCACCTCGAGCTGCTGGCCGCCTCGCAGCCGATCTTGAAGCCGGTCTACAACCACGCCGGCGGAACCTTCGATCCTCCGCAGTACGTGGCCCCCCGGGACTTCGTCGTCGTCGAAGGTCTGCTTCCCCTGTACTCGAGGCGGATGCGGCAATGCTTCGACGCGACGGTGTACCTGGATCCGCCGGAGGAACTCCGGCGCCACTGGAAGGTCGTGCGCGACTGCGCCAAGCGCGGGTACCGGCCGGAGCAGGTCCTCGCCGAGATCGAGCGGCGGGAGCCCGACGCGGCGTCGTTCATTCGGCCCCAGCGGGCCCGCGCCGACATCGTCGTTCGCTTCGAGCGGCCCTCGTGCGCCGGGAACGGCGACTCCGCGCACCTCGACGTGAGGCTCGTCCTCAGGCCGACGCTGCCTCATCCGGACCTTTCGGCTTTCGGATCCACGGTCGCAGGACCGATCCGGGTCCGCCTCGGACGCGACGACGGCAAGCCCGCCGACCTCCTGGAGATCGACGGCGACGTCCCCGACGGGACGGCCGCGGGCCTCGAAGCCACCATGTGGGAGCGCATGAGCCTCGCCGCCGACCTTGGCGGGAACGTCGTCGGCGCGTACGGCGAAGGCCTGGAATCCAGACGCAGCCATCCGCTGGCTCTCACGCAGCTGCTGCTC
- a CDS encoding branched-chain amino acid ABC transporter permease/ATP-binding protein → MPEPLVFLILSLPLVAAYAMYATGIVLIYQSSRVLNLAHGAMATLPAFFMYAMVTSLHLPVGLAVALGILSGALLGLLVERVFVRRLRSISSTAQTVGTVAAFGLLIALAARIWGTGGLRAPLVFPEGHLNVGASELQIGQIGLIAVAGVVTVVFTLLLRRTWIGLAMRGAASNRRAASLMGIDPDRTTTAAWSIAGAQAALAGILLAAVTSLHPYSLSLSVLPAFVAALIGGLASVPGALAGSAIVGLLVGFVPLLGRQPVIGVVLGQVGGVELALTIAAMLVMALRGSRLVATDVRGISSSGGGAASKPTRPKVRRPGLTVLAVVALAGWVWIPGVPFSVLGDANLALLYTLVAVSLVVLTGWVGQISLSQAAFVGVGAYGTTLVARRLGVPFPLTIVVGAAFGAGVAAALGVVALRVRGLYLAVATLIFGWMADAYLFSAPWLTGAGGSVTLESDPIGAEGVVPRIDVTERRTFYFIALAAAALAIVAVTNLRRSKTGRAFFAVRGSEVAAASLGIDVTRTKLVAFALSGAIAGVAGTLIVSHQQTVVPAQFAFTFSLLYLSIAVVGGLQSVGGAIGAAIVFAGLNELFFRVEALRGWLDVVSAALLAGVILFYPGGFSALRVVFADIPARFLARLARRAPALVSRPGRPSPFARLAREVRGLGGEFVAAGAEIRRAGRWLAALPPVRGVARALTPRRRKGPVLPVQGGASDAVRDALAGLRVDGASPEAAGLALRRERSDRAVVLAADGIGVRFGGLLALEDASLEVREGEIVGLIGPNGAGKTTMFNAIAGLVVPSSGRVLFEGQDVTGMSVHERAGRGIGRTFQTIQLSAELSVSENLLIASHLRNGSGVLSNIVVTAASAAAERAAHDRVDRVVRLLELEDVRDRPAGDLPFGTLRLVELGRALVTGAPMIMLDEPASGLDVSETHDFEALLRSLRDRLGLTMLLIEHDVRLVMSITDHVYVLDQGRMIADGTPAEIRRNEAVVKAYLGETHAGERETAGVR, encoded by the coding sequence ATGCCGGAACCGCTCGTCTTCCTGATCCTCAGCCTGCCGCTCGTCGCCGCGTACGCCATGTACGCGACCGGGATCGTGCTGATCTACCAGTCGTCACGCGTCTTGAACCTCGCACACGGCGCGATGGCCACCCTGCCCGCGTTCTTCATGTACGCGATGGTGACGTCCCTGCACCTTCCGGTGGGCCTCGCCGTGGCGCTCGGCATCCTGTCGGGAGCGCTGCTCGGCCTCCTGGTGGAGCGGGTTTTCGTGCGACGCCTCCGCTCGATCTCCTCCACCGCACAGACCGTGGGGACCGTGGCGGCGTTCGGCCTGTTGATCGCGCTCGCCGCCCGGATCTGGGGGACCGGCGGGCTCCGCGCGCCGCTCGTCTTCCCCGAGGGTCACCTCAACGTCGGGGCTTCCGAGCTTCAGATCGGCCAGATCGGCCTCATCGCCGTGGCCGGCGTGGTGACCGTGGTCTTCACGCTGCTCCTCCGTCGAACGTGGATCGGGCTGGCGATGCGGGGCGCCGCCTCGAACCGCCGCGCCGCTTCGCTCATGGGGATCGATCCCGATCGGACGACGACGGCGGCTTGGTCGATCGCCGGCGCGCAGGCGGCGCTCGCCGGGATCCTGCTCGCGGCGGTGACGAGCCTGCATCCGTACTCGCTGTCGCTGTCGGTGCTGCCGGCCTTCGTCGCCGCGCTGATCGGCGGGCTGGCCAGCGTGCCCGGCGCACTCGCCGGATCGGCGATCGTCGGACTCCTCGTCGGATTCGTCCCGCTGCTCGGCCGCCAGCCGGTGATCGGCGTGGTCCTCGGACAGGTCGGTGGGGTCGAGCTCGCTCTCACGATCGCGGCGATGCTGGTGATGGCGCTCCGAGGCTCACGGCTGGTTGCAACCGACGTTCGCGGGATCTCCTCGTCGGGCGGAGGCGCGGCCTCGAAGCCGACGCGCCCCAAGGTGCGCCGGCCCGGTCTGACCGTGCTCGCCGTCGTCGCCCTGGCCGGGTGGGTGTGGATCCCCGGCGTGCCGTTCTCGGTGCTGGGGGATGCGAATCTGGCGCTGCTGTACACGCTGGTCGCCGTGTCGCTCGTCGTGCTGACCGGGTGGGTCGGTCAGATCTCCCTGTCGCAGGCGGCCTTCGTCGGGGTCGGCGCGTACGGCACCACGCTCGTCGCGCGTCGTCTCGGCGTCCCGTTCCCGCTCACCATCGTGGTCGGCGCCGCGTTCGGCGCGGGCGTGGCGGCCGCGCTCGGCGTCGTCGCGCTCCGGGTGCGCGGGCTCTACCTGGCAGTTGCGACGCTCATCTTCGGGTGGATGGCCGACGCCTACCTGTTCAGCGCACCATGGCTCACCGGCGCCGGAGGAAGCGTGACGCTCGAGTCGGATCCGATCGGAGCGGAAGGCGTCGTTCCGCGGATCGACGTCACCGAACGCCGCACCTTCTACTTCATCGCGCTCGCGGCGGCCGCGCTGGCGATCGTCGCGGTCACGAACCTGCGAAGGTCCAAGACGGGCCGAGCCTTCTTCGCCGTTCGCGGCTCCGAGGTCGCCGCGGCCTCGCTCGGCATCGACGTGACGCGCACCAAACTCGTAGCGTTCGCGCTCTCGGGCGCGATCGCCGGCGTCGCCGGGACGCTGATCGTGTCGCACCAACAGACCGTCGTTCCGGCGCAGTTCGCGTTCACGTTCTCGCTCCTGTACCTGTCGATCGCGGTCGTCGGCGGGTTGCAAAGCGTCGGCGGCGCGATCGGAGCTGCGATCGTGTTCGCCGGCCTCAACGAGCTCTTCTTCCGCGTCGAAGCGTTGCGGGGGTGGCTCGACGTGGTGTCGGCGGCGCTGCTCGCCGGGGTGATCCTGTTCTATCCGGGCGGGTTCTCGGCGCTCCGCGTCGTGTTCGCGGACATCCCCGCGCGGTTCCTCGCCCGGCTCGCGAGACGAGCCCCCGCGCTCGTTTCCCGTCCCGGCCGGCCCTCGCCGTTCGCGCGCCTGGCCCGCGAAGTGCGCGGGCTGGGCGGCGAGTTCGTCGCCGCGGGAGCCGAGATCCGCCGCGCCGGGCGCTGGCTCGCTGCGCTCCCGCCGGTGCGGGGCGTAGCGCGCGCGCTCACGCCGCGCCGCCGGAAGGGCCCGGTCCTCCCGGTTCAGGGAGGAGCGAGCGACGCCGTGCGCGACGCGCTCGCCGGCCTCCGGGTCGATGGGGCGTCCCCAGAAGCTGCCGGGCTGGCGCTTCGTCGAGAGCGCTCCGACCGAGCCGTCGTTCTCGCGGCGGATGGGATCGGCGTCCGTTTCGGGGGGCTCCTCGCGCTCGAAGACGCCTCGCTGGAAGTCCGAGAAGGCGAGATCGTCGGCCTCATCGGCCCCAACGGCGCCGGGAAGACCACCATGTTCAACGCGATCGCCGGGCTCGTCGTTCCCTCGTCCGGGAGGGTCCTGTTCGAAGGTCAGGACGTGACGGGGATGTCGGTGCACGAGCGCGCGGGGAGGGGCATCGGCCGGACGTTCCAGACGATCCAACTGTCTGCCGAGCTGTCGGTGTCGGAGAACCTGCTCATCGCGAGCCATCTCCGGAACGGCTCGGGCGTCCTCTCCAACATTGTCGTGACCGCCGCCTCGGCCGCGGCGGAGCGGGCGGCTCACGATCGGGTCGATCGCGTGGTGCGCCTCCTGGAGCTCGAGGACGTTCGCGATCGGCCGGCCGGCGACCTGCCTTTCGGCACGCTCCGCCTCGTCGAGCTGGGGCGCGCGCTCGTGACGGGAGCGCCGATGATCATGCTGGATGAGCCGGCATCCGGGCTGGACGTGAGCGAGACCCACGACTTCGAGGCCTTGCTTCGTTCGCTCCGCGACCGCCTGGGACTCACGATGCTGTTGATCGAGCACGACGTTCGGCTGGTCATGTCGATCACCGACCACGTGTACGTGCTCGATCAAGGCCGCATGATCGCCGACGGCACACCGGCGGAGATCCGACGCAACGAGGCAGTCGTCAAGGCGTATCTCGGCGAGACGCACGCCGGCGAGCGCGAGACGGCGGGGGTGCGGTAA
- a CDS encoding MaoC family dehydratase, producing the protein MPASERILVGGPFFDDLKVGQVFEDAPAMTLTAGHAAVYQAVTGDRMRLPLDAELCAAVTGRPEPLAHPMLVCNLAIGQSTIVSQRVLGNLFYKGLVLLRPVFLGDTLRTRTEVVGLRQNKPREGRPATGMAALRVTTENQRGEKVLDFWRCPMLPLGDPQGSTGHADRLEDVAPDLDLDAVRPAVPAWRLDAFRERAGSAGPPFGDVPVGTTYAVEARDTVTAATELVRMTLNVAMTHTDPGAGAHGRRLVYGGQTISIACAQMLRALPGIVSIVAWRSCEHTGPVFEGDVLRSEVTVEDAWPLDDGGLIDLRAQVWASRSETTIEEPVLDWRSVALSA; encoded by the coding sequence ATGCCGGCCTCCGAGCGCATCCTGGTGGGCGGGCCGTTCTTCGACGACCTGAAGGTCGGTCAGGTCTTCGAGGACGCGCCGGCTATGACGTTGACCGCCGGCCATGCCGCGGTCTACCAGGCCGTGACCGGCGACCGGATGCGCCTCCCGCTCGACGCGGAGCTCTGCGCGGCGGTGACGGGACGCCCCGAACCGCTGGCGCATCCGATGCTCGTCTGCAACCTCGCGATCGGGCAGTCGACGATTGTGTCGCAACGGGTGCTCGGGAACCTGTTCTACAAGGGGCTCGTCCTCCTGCGCCCCGTCTTCCTCGGAGACACGCTGCGCACCCGAACAGAAGTGGTGGGACTGCGACAGAACAAGCCGCGCGAGGGACGTCCCGCGACCGGCATGGCCGCGCTGCGGGTCACGACGGAGAACCAGCGCGGCGAGAAGGTGCTCGATTTCTGGCGCTGCCCGATGCTGCCGCTCGGCGATCCCCAGGGGAGCACCGGCCACGCAGACCGGCTCGAGGACGTCGCGCCGGATCTCGACCTCGATGCCGTGCGACCGGCCGTTCCGGCGTGGAGACTCGACGCGTTCCGAGAGCGCGCGGGCTCGGCCGGGCCGCCTTTCGGGGACGTCCCCGTCGGAACCACCTACGCAGTCGAAGCCCGCGACACCGTCACGGCCGCGACCGAGCTGGTGCGGATGACCCTCAACGTCGCGATGACCCACACCGACCCGGGTGCGGGGGCGCACGGTCGCCGGCTCGTGTACGGCGGTCAGACGATCTCGATCGCGTGCGCTCAGATGCTGCGAGCCCTTCCGGGCATCGTGTCGATCGTCGCATGGCGATCGTGCGAGCACACCGGTCCGGTGTTCGAGGGTGATGTGCTGCGCTCGGAAGTGACCGTCGAGGACGCGTGGCCGCTAGACGACGGCGGCCTGATCGATCTTCGCGCGCAGGTCTGGGCGTCACGCTCGGAGACCACCATCGAGGAACCGGTGCTCGACTGGCGATCCGTGGCGCTGAGCGCATGA
- a CDS encoding CoA transferase: protein MNGILDGMRVVEGSAFVAAPLGGMTLAQLGADVIRFDPIGGGLDATRWPVTKDGKSLFWAGLNKGKRSIAVDMRSPKGRELLTSLVTEPGPTAGLFLTNFPAQGWLDYGKLVERRRDLVMVNIVGSHDGSSEVDYTVNPATGFPWATGPMNLGVPFNHLLPAWDAITGTMAAVGLLAAERRRRQTGDGSYVRLPLTDVAFAMVAHLGKVAEVQINGTERPKYGNYLYGAFGRDFLTKDGRRLMIVALTLKQWRALGEATELQDAFATISKLLDVDLDLEGDRFTAREVIAAVVKPWTTARTLEEIRAVFDAHGVCWGPYQSFTELVSSDPRCSTANPLWREVEQPGIGTYKMPASPLDFSSLPRLPARPAPLLGEHTDEILAAVLGLSGAEIGRLHDERVVAGPDG, encoded by the coding sequence GTGAACGGCATCTTGGATGGGATGCGGGTCGTCGAGGGATCGGCCTTCGTCGCGGCTCCCCTCGGCGGGATGACCCTCGCACAGCTCGGCGCCGACGTGATCCGCTTCGACCCGATCGGCGGCGGCCTCGACGCGACCCGCTGGCCGGTTACGAAGGACGGCAAGAGCCTGTTCTGGGCCGGACTCAACAAGGGGAAGCGCTCGATCGCGGTCGACATGCGCTCACCGAAGGGGCGCGAGCTCCTCACCTCGCTCGTGACCGAACCCGGCCCGACCGCAGGCTTGTTCCTCACCAATTTCCCGGCCCAGGGCTGGCTCGACTACGGGAAGCTCGTCGAGCGCCGGCGAGATCTCGTCATGGTCAACATCGTCGGCAGCCACGACGGCTCCTCCGAGGTCGACTACACCGTCAACCCCGCCACCGGATTCCCCTGGGCGACGGGCCCGATGAATCTCGGCGTGCCGTTCAACCACCTCCTGCCGGCTTGGGACGCGATCACCGGGACGATGGCGGCCGTCGGGCTCCTCGCCGCCGAGCGGCGGCGGCGCCAGACCGGTGACGGTTCCTACGTGCGACTGCCGCTCACCGACGTAGCGTTCGCGATGGTCGCACACCTGGGCAAGGTCGCCGAGGTCCAGATCAACGGCACGGAGCGCCCGAAGTACGGCAACTACCTGTACGGCGCGTTCGGCCGCGACTTCCTGACCAAGGACGGCCGGCGGCTGATGATCGTCGCGCTCACGCTCAAGCAGTGGCGGGCGCTCGGTGAAGCGACGGAGCTGCAGGACGCCTTCGCCACGATCTCCAAGCTCCTCGACGTCGACCTCGACCTCGAGGGCGATCGCTTCACCGCTCGGGAGGTCATCGCCGCGGTGGTCAAGCCGTGGACCACCGCGCGCACGCTCGAAGAGATCCGCGCCGTCTTCGACGCGCACGGCGTCTGCTGGGGTCCGTACCAGAGCTTCACCGAGCTGGTCTCCTCTGACCCGCGATGCTCGACGGCGAACCCGCTGTGGAGGGAGGTGGAGCAACCTGGGATCGGGACCTACAAGATGCCGGCCTCGCCGCTGGACTTCTCGAGCCTCCCACGACTGCCGGCGCGCCCCGCGCCGCTCCTCGGGGAGCACACCGACGAGATCCTTGCGGCCGTGCTCGGCCTCTCCGGAGCCGAGATCGGCCGGCTCCACGACGAACGCGTCGTCGCCGGCCCCGACGGGTAA